One window of the Candidatus Neomarinimicrobiota bacterium genome contains the following:
- a CDS encoding ammonia-forming cytochrome c nitrite reductase subunit c552, producing the protein MTGEARRKSFIGSRLWPRRSYLVLTAVAAGVTVLVLWLLLSISQRKAEAFNPFFRVVELDDSIVDPKVWGKNFPLQYDGYRLTVDMTRTRFGGSEALPRDPTATDPRTRVAESKLEADPRLIRMWSGYAFSKDFREDRGHAYMLTDQTYTERQRVAKQPGTCIHCHASTYVAYRELGEGDLTLGFERLNRMSYAQAREKVTHPIACIDCHSPETMALRVTRPAFMEGIRAYKATLGSPNYDVNEAASHQEMRTYVCAQCHVEYYFRGEEKRLVYPWSRGLKVEDILAYYDAEGFKDWTHAETGAPVLKAQHPEFEMWSQGIHARSGVACSDCHMPYKRVGAMKISDHHIRSPLLNINRACQTCHRVGEAELRARAENIQQVTFEIRERSMEALMALITALKDAKASGRSGDVFTKAQDFQRQAQFRLDFVEAENSMGFHAPQEAARILAGAIDLARQGQILLATER; encoded by the coding sequence ATGACAGGCGAAGCCAGGCGAAAGAGTTTCATTGGGAGTCGCCTGTGGCCGCGCCGCTCCTACCTCGTGCTCACCGCGGTTGCCGCCGGCGTCACGGTCCTGGTGCTTTGGCTGCTGCTCAGCATTAGTCAACGGAAGGCCGAAGCCTTCAACCCGTTCTTCCGGGTCGTGGAGCTGGACGACTCGATCGTGGACCCCAAAGTATGGGGCAAGAACTTTCCCCTGCAATACGACGGTTACCGGCTCACGGTGGATATGACCCGCACCCGCTTTGGCGGGAGCGAAGCCCTGCCCCGTGACCCAACCGCGACCGATCCTCGAACCAGGGTGGCTGAATCCAAACTGGAAGCTGACCCCCGTCTAATAAGAATGTGGAGCGGCTACGCATTTTCCAAAGATTTTCGTGAGGACCGCGGGCATGCATACATGCTCACCGACCAGACCTACACGGAGCGGCAGCGGGTGGCCAAGCAGCCCGGCACCTGCATCCACTGCCATGCGTCTACCTATGTGGCTTACCGCGAGCTCGGGGAGGGTGATCTTACATTGGGGTTCGAGCGGCTGAATCGAATGTCCTATGCCCAGGCCAGAGAGAAAGTGACCCACCCCATCGCCTGCATCGATTGCCACTCGCCAGAGACGATGGCGTTGCGGGTGACGCGGCCAGCATTTATGGAAGGCATCCGCGCCTACAAGGCCACCCTCGGCAGCCCGAATTACGACGTGAACGAGGCAGCGTCGCATCAGGAGATGCGCACCTACGTGTGCGCGCAATGCCATGTGGAGTATTATTTTCGCGGCGAGGAAAAGCGCCTGGTCTACCCGTGGTCCCGCGGCCTGAAAGTTGAAGATATCCTCGCCTATTACGACGCGGAGGGGTTTAAGGATTGGACGCATGCTGAAACGGGCGCGCCGGTATTGAAGGCCCAGCATCCCGAATTCGAAATGTGGAGCCAAGGCATACACGCCCGTTCGGGGGTGGCCTGCAGCGACTGCCACATGCCCTATAAACGGGTTGGGGCCATGAAGATCAGCGACCACCATATACGGAGCCCGCTGCTGAACATTAACCGCGCCTGCCAGACCTGCCATCGTGTGGGTGAGGCGGAGCTCAGAGCCCGGGCCGAAAACATCCAGCAGGTGACCTTTGAAATTCGAGAAAGGTCCATGGAGGCGCTCATGGCCCTGATAACCGCACTTAAGGACGCGAAGGCCAGCGGACGGAGCGGTGATGTCTTTACGAAGGCGCAGGATTTTCAGCGGCAAGCACAGTTCCGGCTCGATTTTGTGGAAGCGGAGAATTCGATGGGCTTTCATGCGCCCCAGGAAGCGGCGCGCATCCTGGCCGGCGCCATCGACCTGGCCCGCCAGGGTCAGATCCTTCTCGCTACGGAACGCTAG
- a CDS encoding HAD family hydrolase, with the protein MWSGPRSISTAMLRAWGNRPDTFVTDEPLYGYYLRSTGLDHPGREEIIAAQSSDWHAVVAWLTGPIPWGKTVWFQKHMAHHLLDEIDRRWLDEVTHCFLIRKPREVLASYVEKRAAVTVEDLGYRQQAELFRQLWDERSQPPPVLDARDVLTNPARALTLLCHRVGVEFREDMLSWAAGRRPTDGVWARHWYQSVEASTGFRPYKPNQVALPPGLEALAAECEPHYQLLYQHRIRVA; encoded by the coding sequence ATGTGGTCGGGCCCGCGCAGTATTTCCACGGCCATGCTGCGCGCCTGGGGCAACCGGCCCGACACCTTCGTCACCGACGAGCCGCTCTACGGCTACTACCTCCGCAGCACCGGTTTGGACCATCCCGGACGCGAGGAGATCATCGCTGCGCAGTCCTCCGACTGGCACGCGGTGGTGGCTTGGCTCACCGGCCCCATTCCGTGGGGCAAGACCGTCTGGTTTCAGAAGCATATGGCCCATCATCTGCTGGACGAAATCGACCGGCGCTGGCTGGACGAGGTGACCCACTGCTTCCTCATTCGCAAGCCCAGAGAAGTGCTGGCCTCGTACGTTGAAAAACGGGCCGCCGTGACCGTTGAGGACCTGGGTTACAGGCAGCAGGCGGAGCTCTTTCGGCAACTTTGGGATGAGCGTTCGCAGCCCCCGCCGGTGCTGGACGCCCGCGATGTTCTCACCAACCCCGCACGGGCACTGACCCTTCTGTGCCACCGTGTGGGCGTCGAGTTTCGGGAGGACATGCTATCCTGGGCGGCCGGCCGGCGGCCCACGGACGGGGTCTGGGCCCGGCACTGGTACCAGTCCGTGGAAGCGTCTACCGGCTTCAGGCCCTATAAGCCCAATCAGGTTGCCCTGCCGCCCGGGCTGGAAGCGCTGGCCGCCGAATGCGAGCCCCATTATCAGCTGCTTTACCAGCACCGGATCAGGGTCGCTTAG
- the kynU gene encoding kynureninase, with the protein MKVSPPASQARARELDNQDSLAPFADRFVVQEPHLIYLMGNSLGRLPRATVSRLATAIDQEWGRDLVRGWNAGWVAAPARLGDRLGQLLGAAAGQLVLGDSTSVNLYKLVLAALALRPDRHRIVTDELNFPSDLYVLQGCVRTLGGHHRLHVVPPGHDGISIDWQRLLEAIDERTALVTLSQVAFKTGYLYDVPAITSRAHDVGALVLWDLSHSAGVVPVELDRWGVDLAVGCTYKYLNGGPGSPALLYVRQDLHRTVQTPLQGWFGHRAPFEFDPQFQPASDVTRFCVGTPAVLSLLALEPALDLLLEAGAAALHRKAQALTGFLLELFDTDLAPLGFELGTPRDPARRGAHISLRHPQAYRISRALAEEMNVLADFREPDYLRLGLSPLYTGFSHVWQAVDRIRQVVAERRYERYSEERVGVT; encoded by the coding sequence GTGAAGGTCTCCCCACCAGCATCCCAGGCCCGCGCCAGGGAGTTGGACAATCAAGATTCACTGGCCCCTTTTGCGGACCGGTTCGTGGTTCAGGAACCGCACCTGATCTACCTCATGGGCAACTCCCTCGGCCGGCTCCCCCGTGCAACGGTGTCCCGTCTGGCCACCGCCATAGACCAGGAGTGGGGGCGTGACCTCGTCCGTGGCTGGAATGCCGGTTGGGTCGCTGCGCCCGCCCGCCTCGGCGACCGACTCGGCCAATTGCTGGGGGCCGCGGCGGGTCAACTGGTGCTCGGCGACAGCACCTCGGTCAACTTGTATAAACTGGTGCTGGCGGCGTTGGCGCTACGGCCAGACCGCCACCGCATCGTCACCGACGAGCTGAACTTCCCCTCCGATCTCTATGTCTTGCAGGGCTGCGTGCGGACGTTGGGCGGCCACCACCGCCTGCATGTTGTGCCCCCCGGCCACGACGGCATCAGCATTGATTGGCAGCGCCTCCTGGAGGCCATCGATGAACGCACGGCACTGGTAACCTTATCCCAGGTGGCTTTCAAGACCGGCTATCTGTACGATGTCCCGGCCATCACCAGCCGGGCCCACGACGTGGGCGCGCTGGTCTTGTGGGATTTGAGCCACTCTGCCGGTGTCGTTCCTGTTGAGCTGGACCGCTGGGGCGTGGACCTGGCCGTGGGCTGCACCTACAAATATTTGAACGGCGGACCGGGCTCTCCGGCCCTCCTGTATGTGCGCCAGGACCTGCATCGCACTGTACAGACGCCCCTCCAGGGCTGGTTCGGACACCGTGCCCCCTTTGAGTTCGACCCGCAGTTCCAGCCCGCCAGCGATGTCACCCGCTTCTGTGTGGGCACGCCGGCCGTGCTGTCGCTCCTGGCGCTGGAACCGGCGCTGGACCTGCTGCTGGAGGCCGGCGCGGCGGCACTGCACCGCAAAGCTCAGGCTTTGACCGGCTTCCTGCTGGAGCTCTTCGACACCGATCTGGCGCCCCTCGGCTTTGAGCTCGGCACCCCTCGTGACCCGGCCAGACGCGGCGCCCACATCAGCCTGCGCCACCCGCAGGCGTACCGGATTTCGCGCGCCCTGGCCGAAGAAATGAACGTGCTGGCAGACTTCCGTGAGCCCGACTACCTGCGCCTGGGGCTGTCACCCCTGTACACCGGCTTTTCCCATGTCTGGCAGGCTGTGGATCGCATCAGGCAGGTGGTTGCGGAACGGCGCTACGAGCGCTATTCCGAGGAGCGAGTCGGCGTTACCTGA
- a CDS encoding aminotransferase class IV, with product MLTGTHAFDQDPRNADILIYVDGEIVPRNEARVSVFDSGFLLGDGVWEGLRLHAGKLLFSADHLDRLYAGAKTIDLDIGISPDELLDKIGATLDANAMTTDVHIRLVVTRGLKLTPFQHPAANVGGPTIVIIPEYKVASEATQSQGIRLFTVHVRRGAPDVQDPKLNSLSKLNCITACIQAHKAGADEALMLDPHGFVATCNSTNFFMVRKGAVKTSTGRYCLHGVTRGAIIRLCREHDIPVAEADFSLADVYGADEAFVTGTFAGVIPVIDVDGRTMSGGRRGPLTRRLQDLYAALVDAQTAGG from the coding sequence ATGCTCACCGGAACCCATGCGTTTGACCAGGACCCCCGCAACGCGGATATCCTGATCTATGTAGACGGCGAGATTGTCCCGCGCAACGAGGCCCGCGTCTCGGTTTTCGACAGCGGCTTCCTGCTGGGCGACGGCGTCTGGGAGGGGTTGCGCCTGCACGCGGGCAAGCTCCTCTTTAGCGCAGACCACCTGGACCGGCTCTACGCCGGGGCCAAGACCATCGATCTGGACATTGGCATCTCGCCCGACGAACTGCTGGACAAGATCGGGGCGACCCTCGACGCCAACGCCATGACCACGGACGTACACATCCGGCTGGTGGTCACCCGCGGCCTCAAACTGACCCCCTTTCAGCATCCGGCGGCCAACGTCGGCGGGCCCACCATCGTGATTATCCCTGAGTATAAGGTTGCCAGCGAGGCCACCCAAAGCCAGGGCATCAGGCTGTTCACCGTCCATGTGCGGCGCGGCGCACCGGACGTGCAGGACCCCAAGCTGAATTCCCTGAGCAAGCTGAACTGTATCACTGCCTGCATCCAGGCCCACAAGGCCGGCGCCGATGAGGCTTTGATGCTCGATCCCCACGGGTTTGTCGCCACCTGCAATTCCACCAACTTCTTCATGGTGCGCAAGGGCGCGGTCAAAACCTCCACCGGGCGCTACTGCTTGCATGGGGTCACCCGTGGGGCCATCATCCGCCTGTGCCGCGAGCATGATATCCCCGTGGCCGAGGCCGACTTTTCGCTGGCCGATGTCTACGGCGCCGACGAGGCTTTCGTAACCGGCACATTCGCGGGGGTCATTCCCGTCATCGACGTTGATGGGCGCACCATGAGCGGCGGCCGGCGCGGCCCCCTCACCAGGCGGTTGCAGGACCTTTACGCTGCCCTGGTCGATGCCCAGACGGCCGGAGGATAA
- a CDS encoding YncE family protein, translating to MGRRALVRRLLSALLMLVALPLAARDYYVYVTAESEDQVALIRFDGRDAVVIQEINVGVWPVEIEGPHGLAISPEGDYWYLSVAHGFPYGHVYKYATGDDQWIGRVELDLFPATLQISAATGMLYVVNFNLHGDKKPSYVSVVDPESMTEIDQIETGIMPHGSRLTRDGLKHYSVAMMDGMLYEIDAVGMRITRTLFLGKEPAPVTGMKRSKGATGNHHMPPIRKEQPTWAAPDPSGEHVYVTNNGTDEVVEVDLKDWRISRRFATGRGPYNCEVTSDGKLLVVTYKTDAATAVWDLQSGRELARIQNTRRVTHGVAISPDSRYAFVSVEGIRGQPGSVDILDLRELSLVTHAEVGKQAGGIAFWKMVD from the coding sequence ATGGGGCGCCGGGCCCTGGTGCGGCGATTGCTGAGCGCACTGCTCATGCTGGTTGCGCTGCCGCTGGCGGCCCGGGACTACTATGTGTACGTCACGGCCGAATCCGAGGACCAGGTGGCCCTGATCCGGTTCGATGGGCGCGACGCCGTGGTCATACAGGAGATCAATGTGGGGGTCTGGCCAGTGGAAATTGAGGGTCCCCACGGGCTGGCGATCTCCCCGGAGGGCGATTACTGGTATCTGTCGGTGGCCCACGGATTTCCTTACGGTCACGTGTACAAGTATGCCACCGGGGATGATCAGTGGATCGGGCGGGTGGAACTGGATCTGTTTCCCGCCACCCTGCAAATCTCGGCCGCCACCGGCATGCTCTATGTGGTGAACTTTAACCTTCACGGGGACAAAAAGCCCAGTTATGTGTCCGTGGTGGACCCGGAATCCATGACCGAGATCGACCAGATCGAGACCGGTATCATGCCGCACGGCTCCCGGCTTACCCGCGATGGTCTGAAGCACTATTCGGTGGCCATGATGGATGGCATGCTGTACGAAATCGATGCCGTGGGCATGCGTATTACCCGCACACTTTTTCTCGGAAAAGAGCCGGCTCCAGTGACCGGAATGAAGCGCTCAAAGGGCGCGACGGGCAACCATCATATGCCGCCCATCCGCAAGGAGCAACCCACCTGGGCCGCACCCGACCCCAGCGGGGAACACGTCTACGTCACCAACAACGGCACCGACGAGGTGGTGGAGGTGGACCTCAAGGACTGGCGCATCAGCCGGCGCTTTGCAACGGGACGGGGCCCGTATAACTGCGAGGTCACCAGCGATGGCAAGCTCCTGGTGGTGACCTACAAAACCGATGCCGCCACCGCGGTATGGGACCTGCAGTCGGGCCGGGAACTGGCCCGTATACAGAACACCCGGCGGGTCACTCACGGGGTCGCCATTTCGCCGGACAGCCGCTACGCTTTCGTGTCCGTGGAGGGCATCAGGGGGCAGCCCGGTTCGGTGGACATCCTCGATCTGCGGGAGCTGTCGCTGGTGACCCATGCGGAGGTGGGCAAGCAGGCCGGTGGGATCGCCTTCTGGAAGATGGTGGACTAG
- the nrfH gene encoding cytochrome c nitrite reductase small subunit yields the protein MRRYELGPRGALAVVGIFLGASLFTFYFGQGFSYLSKNPRACANCHIMSEQFASWQKSSHKAVAGCIDCHLPSGTMAKWGAKILNGYNHSAAFTLQNFHEPIRIHARNRRLLQANCVRCHSSLVASMMNRVPADGDERRCAVCHRQVGHAASS from the coding sequence TTGCGCAGGTATGAACTTGGCCCGCGGGGCGCCCTCGCCGTCGTAGGCATTTTTCTCGGAGCGTCGCTGTTTACGTTCTACTTTGGCCAGGGCTTTTCCTACCTCAGCAAAAACCCCCGCGCTTGCGCCAACTGCCACATAATGTCCGAGCAGTTTGCCTCCTGGCAGAAGTCCAGCCATAAGGCGGTGGCCGGCTGCATCGATTGTCACCTGCCTTCGGGCACGATGGCGAAGTGGGGTGCAAAAATTCTGAATGGCTATAACCATTCCGCCGCATTTACCCTCCAAAATTTTCATGAGCCTATTCGGATTCACGCCCGGAACCGGCGCTTGTTGCAAGCGAATTGCGTGCGCTGCCACAGCTCGCTGGTCGCGAGCATGATGAACAGGGTACCCGCTGACGGCGATGAGCGACGGTGTGCTGTTTGCCACCGGCAGGTGGGCCACGCGGCTTCAAGCTAG